A single Cellulomonas sp. SLBN-39 DNA region contains:
- a CDS encoding Gfo/Idh/MocA family protein has translation MSHQDGQQQDPGRAPLRAAIVGTGAVAHLHAQAVEADPRIELVAVSNRSESRRTEFADRYGVPGRYATHTELLAAERLDLVILCTPPDLHRQQTLDAYAAGVHVLCEKPPALSLAELDDMQQAADAAGLAFAIVFQQRTGTAAAHVKHLLDSGALGRPLLAQCQTLWLRGDDYYAVDWRGTWDGEGGGTTLGHGIHQMDLLAHLLGDWAEVDARLWRVARDIEMEDVSTAVVRFANGVVAQAVSSVLSPREASVVRIDCELATVEVEHLYGHAGPNWRITPARGVPEEVAAGWAFPAEDEPSGHEPLVRAVVDALWAGEPMPDLVTHARRPLELVTAIYASATYGKPVTPADLDGDERFRTSLEATITDIRP, from the coding sequence GTGAGCCACCAGGACGGGCAGCAGCAGGACCCGGGACGGGCGCCGCTGCGCGCCGCGATCGTCGGCACGGGTGCGGTCGCGCACCTGCACGCGCAGGCGGTCGAGGCCGACCCGCGCATCGAGCTCGTCGCGGTGTCGAACCGCAGCGAGTCCCGGCGCACCGAGTTCGCCGACCGGTACGGCGTGCCGGGCCGCTACGCCACGCACACCGAGCTGCTCGCCGCCGAGCGCCTCGACCTCGTCATCCTGTGCACGCCGCCCGACCTGCACCGCCAGCAGACCCTCGACGCGTACGCCGCGGGCGTGCACGTGCTGTGCGAGAAGCCGCCGGCCCTGTCGCTGGCCGAGCTGGACGACATGCAGCAGGCCGCCGACGCCGCCGGGCTCGCGTTCGCGATCGTGTTCCAGCAACGCACCGGCACCGCCGCGGCGCACGTCAAGCACCTGCTCGACTCGGGTGCCCTGGGGCGGCCGCTGCTCGCCCAGTGCCAGACGCTGTGGCTGCGCGGCGACGACTACTACGCGGTCGACTGGCGCGGCACGTGGGACGGCGAGGGCGGCGGCACGACGCTCGGCCACGGCATCCACCAGATGGACCTGCTCGCGCACCTGCTCGGCGACTGGGCCGAGGTCGACGCCCGGCTGTGGCGCGTCGCGCGGGACATCGAGATGGAGGACGTGTCGACCGCCGTGGTGCGGTTCGCGAACGGCGTGGTCGCGCAGGCCGTGTCGAGCGTCCTCAGCCCGCGGGAGGCCTCGGTCGTGCGCATCGACTGCGAGCTGGCGACCGTCGAGGTGGAGCACCTGTACGGCCACGCCGGCCCGAACTGGCGGATCACCCCGGCCCGCGGGGTGCCCGAGGAGGTCGCCGCCGGCTGGGCGTTCCCGGCCGAGGACGAGCCGAGCGGCCACGAGCCCCTCGTGCGGGCCGTCGTCGACGCCCTGTGGGCCGGCGAGCCGATGCCGGACCTGGTGACGCACGCCCGCCGCCCCCTGGAGCTGGTCACGGCGATCTACGCGTCGGCCACGTACGGCAAGCCGGTCACCCCGGCGGACCTCGACGGCGACGAGCGCTTCCGCACGTCCCTGGAGGCGACGATCACCGACATCCGCCCCTGA
- a CDS encoding LacI family DNA-binding transcriptional regulator codes for MATQQNGRARRPSITDVAKRAGVSVGTVSNVLNRPDQVTPATRERVQAAIEEMSFVRNASARQLRAGTIRTVGAIVLDIANPFFTEVARGIEDRLAPDEYTLMLSSSDEDPEREARYLRLYEEHGVQGVLVTPSQGSLDVILAMRDRGVGVVLLDATSEVEDVSSVGVDDVRGGQLAVEHLLALGHERLAFVNGPDTIRQCVDRRAGVVAALVAAGRDPQDVLTEVAVGSLNADAGEQAMNEILAMDADRRPTATFCVNDLTALGALRALRRAEVPVPASMAVVGYDDVAIAPMLTVPLTSVHQPTHTLGWTAADLLLREAAAGDGAEHQRVLFQPELVVRASTVGY; via the coding sequence ATGGCGACGCAGCAGAACGGCCGCGCACGCAGGCCGTCGATCACCGACGTCGCCAAGCGCGCCGGCGTCTCGGTCGGCACGGTGTCCAACGTGCTCAACCGGCCCGACCAGGTCACGCCCGCCACCCGCGAGCGCGTGCAGGCCGCGATCGAGGAGATGAGCTTCGTCCGCAACGCGTCGGCCCGCCAGCTGCGCGCCGGCACGATCCGCACCGTCGGCGCGATCGTGCTCGACATCGCGAACCCGTTCTTCACCGAGGTCGCGCGCGGCATCGAGGACCGGCTCGCGCCCGACGAGTACACGCTGATGCTGTCGTCGTCGGACGAGGACCCGGAGCGCGAGGCCCGCTACCTGCGCCTGTACGAGGAGCACGGCGTGCAGGGCGTCCTGGTGACGCCGTCGCAGGGCTCGCTCGACGTGATCCTCGCGATGCGCGACCGCGGCGTGGGCGTGGTGCTGCTCGACGCGACGAGCGAGGTCGAGGACGTCTCCAGCGTCGGCGTCGACGACGTGCGCGGCGGTCAGCTCGCCGTGGAGCACCTGCTCGCCCTGGGCCACGAGCGGCTGGCGTTCGTCAACGGCCCCGACACCATCCGTCAGTGCGTGGACCGTCGGGCCGGCGTGGTCGCGGCGCTCGTCGCGGCCGGGCGGGACCCGCAGGACGTGCTCACCGAGGTCGCGGTCGGCTCGCTCAACGCCGACGCGGGCGAGCAGGCCATGAACGAGATCCTCGCGATGGACGCCGACCGCCGGCCGACCGCGACGTTCTGCGTCAACGACCTCACCGCGCTGGGGGCGCTGCGGGCGCTGCGCCGCGCCGAGGTGCCCGTGCCCGCGTCGATGGCGGTGGTCGGGTACGACGACGTCGCGATCGCGCCGATGCTCACGGTGCCGCTGACGAGCGTGCACCAGCCGACGCACACCCTGGGGTGGACCGCGGCGGACCTGCTGCTGCGCGAGGCGGCGGCGGGCGACGGCGCCGAGCACCAGCGGGTGCTGTTCCAGCCCGAGCTCGTCGTGCGCGCGAGCACCGTCGGCTACTGA
- a CDS encoding L-rhamnose mutarotase, whose amino-acid sequence MTRVCFVSRVRPDRLDEYRRRHAAVWPEMLEALRDSGWRDYHLYLTPDGQLVGFVETPDLAAAQAAMAATAVNARWQAEMSAFFVDDGNPDEGFVVVEEVFHLEAQLAAAGLPTAPAAPTDADVVAAAPPTPAARHPHDHQEHA is encoded by the coding sequence ATGACCCGCGTGTGCTTCGTCTCGCGTGTGCGCCCCGACCGCCTCGACGAGTACCGCCGCCGGCACGCCGCCGTGTGGCCGGAGATGCTCGAGGCGCTGCGGGACAGCGGCTGGCGGGACTACCACCTGTACCTCACCCCGGACGGGCAGCTCGTCGGCTTCGTCGAGACCCCCGACCTCGCCGCCGCGCAGGCCGCCATGGCCGCGACCGCCGTGAACGCCCGCTGGCAGGCCGAGATGAGCGCGTTCTTCGTCGACGACGGCAACCCCGACGAGGGCTTCGTCGTCGTCGAGGAGGTCTTCCACCTCGAGGCCCAGCTCGCCGCCGCGGGCCTGCCGACCGCCCCCGCCGCCCCGACCGACGCCGACGTCGTCGCGGCGGCGCCCCCGACCCCCGCCGCACGGCACCCGCACGACCACCAGGAGCACGCATGA
- the rhaI gene encoding L-rhamnose isomerase: protein MSQTPAGQDAGTREERALAALAQQTIELPSWAFGNSGTRFKVFGQAGVPRDPFEKIADAAQVHRFTGVAPRVSLHIPWDKVDDYDALSAHARDLGVSIGGINSNLFQDDEYMLGSLTHPDAAVRKKAVAHHLECIDVMGATGSHDLKIWLPDGLNYPGQDSIRARQDRLADSLQQIYAALTAADPDHRLILEYKFFEPYFYTMDVPDWGTSLLHCLALGDRAMVVLDTGHHAPNTNIEFIVAQLLRVGRLGAFDFNSRFYADDDLMVGAADPFQLFRIMHEIVQSEALAPDSGVNFMLDQCHNIEPKIPGQIRSVMNVQEATAKALLVDPDALLAAQQSGDVLGANGLLMDAYATDVRPLLARLREQQGLDPDPLGAYARSGYADTIVAGRVGGAQAGWGA, encoded by the coding sequence ATGAGCCAGACACCCGCCGGGCAGGACGCCGGCACGCGGGAGGAGCGGGCGCTGGCCGCGCTCGCCCAGCAGACCATCGAGCTGCCGTCCTGGGCGTTCGGGAACTCCGGCACCCGGTTCAAGGTGTTCGGGCAGGCCGGCGTGCCGCGCGACCCCTTCGAGAAGATCGCCGACGCCGCCCAGGTGCACCGGTTCACCGGCGTCGCCCCCCGCGTCTCCCTGCACATCCCGTGGGACAAGGTCGACGACTACGACGCCCTGTCCGCCCACGCCCGCGACCTCGGCGTGAGCATCGGCGGCATCAACTCGAACCTGTTCCAGGACGACGAGTACATGCTCGGCTCCCTCACGCACCCCGACGCCGCGGTCCGCAAGAAGGCGGTCGCGCACCACCTCGAGTGCATCGACGTCATGGGCGCCACCGGCTCGCACGACCTGAAGATCTGGCTGCCGGACGGGCTCAACTACCCCGGGCAGGACTCGATCCGCGCCCGGCAGGACCGCCTGGCCGACTCGCTCCAGCAGATCTACGCGGCCCTGACCGCTGCCGACCCGGACCACCGGCTGATCCTGGAGTACAAGTTCTTCGAGCCGTACTTCTACACGATGGACGTGCCCGACTGGGGCACCTCGCTGCTGCACTGCCTCGCGCTCGGGGACCGCGCGATGGTCGTGCTCGACACGGGCCACCACGCGCCCAACACGAACATCGAGTTCATCGTGGCCCAGCTCCTGCGCGTGGGGCGCCTGGGGGCGTTCGACTTCAACAGCCGGTTCTACGCCGACGACGACCTCATGGTCGGTGCGGCCGACCCGTTCCAGCTGTTCCGGATCATGCACGAGATCGTGCAGTCCGAGGCCCTGGCGCCCGACTCGGGCGTGAACTTCATGCTCGACCAGTGCCACAACATCGAGCCGAAGATCCCCGGGCAGATCCGGTCGGTGATGAACGTGCAGGAGGCCACGGCGAAGGCCCTGCTCGTCGACCCCGACGCGCTGCTGGCGGCCCAGCAGTCCGGTGACGTCCTCGGGGCCAACGGCCTGCTGATGGACGCGTACGCGACCGATGTCCGTCCGCTGCTGGCGCGCCTGCGCGAGCAGCAGGGGCTCGACCCCGACCCGCTGGGCGCGTACGCGCGCAGCGGCTACGCCGACACGATCGTGGCCGGGCGCGTGGGCGGCGCGCAGGCCGGATGGGGAGCCTAG
- a CDS encoding bifunctional aldolase/short-chain dehydrogenase: MTTPTSSSPSTPAEQLIARSNRLGSDPRVTNYAGGNTSAKGTATDPVTGRDVELLWVKGSGGDLGTLTEKNLAVLRLDRLRSLVDVYPGVDREDEMVAAFDYCLHGRGGAAPSIDTAMHGLVDAAHVDHLHPDAGIALATAADGEALTAEVFGDRVVWVPWRRPGFQLGLDIAQVKEKNPQAIGCVLGGHGITAWGETSDEAEARSLEIVRTAEAFIADRTAALAAQGRHPFGAVRPGYEALPEAERRARAAALAPVVRGLASTDRPQVGHLTDSDVVLDLLAREKLGHLAALGTSCPDHFLRTKVQPLVVDLPADAPLDDVVARLRQLHAAYREDYAAYYARHATPGSPAMRGADPAVVLVPGVGMFSFGKDKQTARVAGEFYVNAINVMRGAEAISTYAPIDEAEKFRIEYWALEEAKLARMPAPKPLATRVALVTGAGSGIGRAIAQRLAAEGACVVVADVNLEGAEQVAAELGGPDVAVAVRADVTDEDAVADLVRATCLAFGGVDLVVNNAGLSISKPLLETTARDWDLQHDVMARGSFLVAREAARAMIAQGMGGDVVYIASKNSLFAGPNNIAYSATKADQAHQVRLLAAELGEHGIRVNGVNPDGVVRGSGIFAAGWGAQRAATYGVPEEKLGEYYAQRTLLKKEVLPEHVAAAVVALTGPDLVQTTGLHVPVDSGVAAAFLR, translated from the coding sequence ATGACGACGCCGACTAGCTCCAGCCCGTCGACGCCTGCCGAGCAGCTGATCGCCCGGTCCAACCGCCTGGGCTCCGACCCGCGCGTGACGAACTACGCCGGGGGCAACACGTCCGCCAAGGGGACCGCGACCGACCCGGTCACGGGGCGCGACGTGGAGCTCCTGTGGGTCAAGGGCTCGGGCGGGGACCTGGGCACGCTCACGGAGAAGAACCTGGCCGTGCTGCGCCTGGACCGCCTGCGCTCCCTCGTGGACGTCTACCCGGGCGTGGACCGCGAGGACGAGATGGTGGCCGCGTTCGACTACTGCCTGCACGGGCGCGGGGGTGCGGCGCCGTCGATCGACACGGCCATGCACGGCCTCGTCGACGCGGCGCACGTGGACCACCTGCACCCCGACGCGGGCATCGCGCTCGCGACCGCGGCCGACGGCGAGGCGCTGACGGCCGAGGTCTTCGGCGACCGGGTGGTGTGGGTGCCGTGGCGGCGGCCCGGCTTCCAGCTCGGGCTCGACATCGCGCAGGTCAAGGAGAAGAACCCGCAGGCGATCGGGTGCGTGCTCGGTGGGCACGGCATCACCGCGTGGGGCGAGACCTCCGACGAGGCCGAGGCCCGCTCGCTGGAGATCGTCCGGACCGCGGAGGCGTTCATCGCCGACCGCACGGCGGCCCTGGCCGCGCAGGGCCGCCACCCGTTCGGGGCGGTGCGGCCCGGGTACGAGGCGCTGCCGGAGGCCGAGCGGCGGGCCCGTGCGGCCGCGCTCGCCCCGGTGGTCCGCGGCCTGGCGTCGACGGACCGCCCGCAGGTGGGGCACCTGACCGACTCCGACGTGGTGCTCGACCTGCTCGCCCGCGAGAAGCTCGGCCACCTCGCGGCGCTCGGCACGTCCTGCCCCGACCACTTCCTGCGGACCAAGGTGCAGCCCCTCGTCGTGGACCTGCCGGCGGACGCCCCGCTCGACGACGTCGTCGCCCGCCTGCGCCAGCTGCACGCCGCGTACCGGGAGGACTACGCCGCGTACTACGCGCGGCACGCGACCCCGGGCAGCCCCGCGATGCGCGGTGCCGACCCCGCGGTGGTGCTCGTGCCCGGCGTCGGCATGTTCTCGTTCGGCAAGGACAAGCAGACCGCGCGCGTGGCCGGCGAGTTCTACGTCAACGCGATCAACGTCATGCGCGGCGCCGAGGCGATCAGCACGTACGCGCCGATCGACGAGGCCGAGAAGTTCCGCATCGAGTACTGGGCGCTGGAGGAGGCCAAGCTCGCGCGGATGCCCGCACCCAAGCCCCTGGCCACGCGGGTCGCGCTCGTCACGGGAGCCGGGTCGGGCATCGGCCGGGCGATCGCGCAGCGGCTGGCGGCCGAGGGCGCCTGCGTCGTGGTCGCCGACGTCAACCTCGAGGGCGCCGAGCAGGTCGCCGCCGAGCTCGGCGGGCCCGACGTGGCCGTCGCCGTGCGTGCCGACGTCACCGACGAGGACGCCGTCGCCGACCTCGTCCGCGCCACGTGCCTGGCGTTCGGCGGCGTCGACCTGGTCGTCAACAACGCCGGCCTGTCGATCTCCAAGCCCCTGCTGGAGACCACGGCACGGGACTGGGACCTGCAGCACGACGTGATGGCCCGCGGCTCGTTCCTCGTGGCCCGCGAGGCCGCCCGGGCGATGATCGCGCAGGGCATGGGCGGCGACGTCGTCTACATCGCGTCGAAGAACTCCCTCTTCGCCGGGCCCAACAACATCGCGTACTCGGCGACGAAGGCCGACCAGGCGCACCAGGTGCGGCTGCTGGCCGCCGAGCTCGGCGAGCACGGCATCCGCGTCAACGGGGTCAACCCCGACGGCGTGGTGCGCGGCTCGGGGATCTTCGCCGCCGGCTGGGGCGCCCAGCGCGCCGCCACCTACGGCGTGCCCGAGGAGAAGCTCGGCGAGTACTACGCGCAGCGCACCCTGCTGAAGAAGGAGGTGCTGCCCGAGCACGTCGCGGCCGCCGTCGTCGCGCTCACCGGCCCCGACCTCGTGCAGACCACCGGCCTGCACGTGCCCGTCGACTCCGGCGTCGCCGCGGCGTTCCTGCGCTGA
- a CDS encoding rhamnulokinase family protein, giving the protein MTTTPPVPAFAAVDLGASSGRVIVGRVLDAGTDGARVDLHEVTRFGNGPVAVPRGGPDGGTRLHWDVLALWRGVLDGLRAATREAGTLAGVGVDSWAVDHGLLDADGALLGDPVHYRDARTAGVPERVFATVPAAELYARTGLQVQPFNTVFQLVAAQGEAQLAAARRLLLVPDLLGAWLTGEQVAEVTNASTTGLLDATTRTWATDLAGRLGVDAALLPPLRDPGRLLGHVRPALAADLGHHAPLPVWTVGSHDTASAVVAVPAQGEDFAYVSCGTWSLVGLELPAPVLSEESRAANFTNEAGVDGTVRYLKNVMGLWVLSEALRTWHEAGLPAQLPDLLAAAARVPGLTTVVDLDDPAFLPPGDMPARIAAAAAATGQTPPQSQAETVRCILDSLALAYRRAVRQAAALADRDVRVVHLVGGGVRNTLLCRLTADATGLPVVAGPVEGAALGNVLVQARAAGTLDGDLAALRAVGARGLDLVRYEPDPQAEARWRAAEQRLAGDGVGSVALVR; this is encoded by the coding sequence GTGACCACCACCCCGCCCGTGCCGGCCTTCGCGGCCGTCGACCTGGGCGCGTCCAGCGGGCGCGTCATCGTCGGGCGCGTGCTCGACGCCGGCACGGACGGGGCGCGGGTCGACCTGCACGAGGTCACGCGGTTCGGCAACGGGCCCGTCGCGGTGCCGCGCGGCGGGCCCGACGGGGGCACCCGGCTGCACTGGGACGTGCTGGCGCTGTGGCGCGGCGTGCTCGACGGTCTGCGCGCCGCGACGCGCGAGGCCGGGACGCTGGCCGGCGTGGGCGTCGACTCCTGGGCCGTCGACCACGGGCTGCTCGACGCGGACGGCGCCCTGCTGGGCGACCCCGTGCACTACCGCGACGCCCGGACCGCCGGGGTGCCCGAGCGGGTGTTCGCGACCGTCCCGGCCGCCGAGCTCTACGCGCGCACGGGTCTGCAGGTGCAGCCCTTCAACACCGTGTTCCAGCTGGTCGCGGCGCAGGGGGAGGCCCAGCTCGCGGCCGCGCGCCGCCTGCTGCTGGTGCCCGACCTGCTGGGGGCGTGGCTCACCGGGGAGCAGGTCGCGGAGGTCACCAACGCGTCGACCACCGGGCTGCTCGACGCCACCACCCGCACGTGGGCGACGGACCTGGCCGGGCGGCTGGGCGTCGACGCCGCCCTGCTGCCGCCGCTGCGGGACCCCGGGCGCCTGCTCGGGCACGTGCGCCCCGCGCTCGCGGCCGATCTCGGGCACCACGCCCCGCTGCCGGTGTGGACGGTCGGCTCGCACGACACGGCGTCGGCGGTCGTCGCCGTGCCCGCGCAGGGCGAGGACTTCGCGTACGTCTCGTGCGGCACGTGGTCGCTGGTCGGCCTGGAGCTGCCCGCGCCGGTGCTCTCGGAGGAGTCGCGGGCGGCGAACTTCACCAACGAGGCCGGTGTCGACGGCACGGTCCGGTACCTGAAGAACGTCATGGGCCTGTGGGTGCTCTCGGAGGCGCTGCGCACGTGGCACGAGGCCGGGCTGCCGGCGCAGCTGCCCGACCTGCTGGCGGCGGCCGCCCGCGTCCCCGGCCTGACGACGGTGGTCGACCTCGACGACCCTGCGTTCCTGCCGCCGGGGGACATGCCGGCCCGCATCGCCGCCGCCGCGGCCGCCACGGGGCAGACGCCCCCGCAGTCGCAGGCCGAGACGGTGCGGTGCATCCTCGACTCCCTCGCGCTGGCGTACCGGCGGGCTGTCCGGCAGGCCGCCGCGCTGGCCGACCGCGACGTGCGCGTCGTCCACCTGGTCGGCGGCGGGGTGCGCAACACGCTGCTGTGCCGGCTCACGGCGGACGCGACCGGGCTGCCGGTCGTGGCCGGCCCCGTGGAGGGTGCCGCGCTGGGCAACGTGCTGGTCCAGGCCCGGGCCGCGGGCACGCTCGACGGCGACCTCGCGGCCCTGCGCGCGGTCGGGGCGCGGGGCCTGGACCTGGTCCGGTACGAGCCGGACCCGCAGGCCGAGGCGCGGTGGCGCGCGGCCGAGCAGCGCCTGGCGGGCGACGGGGTTGGGTCGGTCGCCCTCGTGCGCTGA
- a CDS encoding endo-1,4-beta-xylanase, whose protein sequence is MQNPVRRGRRATLVATVAVAAMTFTGVLAALPAQAAASTLGAAAAQTGRYFGAAIAGGRMNDTAYMAIVDREFSSVVAENEMKMDATEPRQNQFSFTAGDRLVSYAQSRGKQVRGHTLAWHAQQPSWMQGMSGSALRSALLNHVTQVASHYRGKIYAWDVVNEAFADGSSGGRRDSNLQRTGNDWIEAAFRAARAADPGAKLCYNDYNIDSINPKSTGVYSMVRDFKARGVPIDCVGFQSHFGTTIPGDYRANLQRFADLGVDVQITELDIEQGSNQANAYRQVTQACLAVSRCTGITVWGVRDSDSWRTGANPLLFDASGNKKAAYTAVLDALNAASPSPTPTPTPTPTRTPTPTPTPTPTSGTGACQVVYSVPSQWGGGFTANVRITNRGPAVSSWTLAFTFPGNQTVQQAWNGTATQTGNQVTIRNASYNGTVPTGGTVEIGFNGGFSGANPAPTAFTLNGVAC, encoded by the coding sequence ATGCAGAACCCAGTGCGCAGAGGACGGCGGGCGACCCTCGTCGCCACGGTCGCCGTCGCCGCCATGACGTTCACCGGGGTGCTCGCCGCGCTGCCGGCGCAGGCCGCCGCGAGCACGCTCGGTGCCGCGGCCGCGCAGACCGGCCGGTACTTCGGTGCCGCGATCGCCGGGGGCCGGATGAACGACACGGCCTACATGGCGATCGTCGACCGGGAGTTCAGCTCGGTCGTGGCCGAGAACGAGATGAAGATGGACGCCACCGAGCCCCGGCAGAACCAGTTCAGCTTCACCGCCGGCGACCGGCTCGTCAGCTACGCCCAGAGCCGCGGCAAGCAGGTGCGCGGCCACACCCTCGCGTGGCACGCGCAGCAGCCGTCCTGGATGCAGGGCATGTCCGGCAGCGCGCTGCGCAGCGCGCTGCTCAACCACGTCACCCAGGTCGCCTCGCACTACCGGGGCAAGATCTACGCCTGGGACGTGGTGAACGAGGCCTTCGCCGACGGCTCCTCCGGCGGGCGCCGCGACTCGAACCTGCAGCGCACCGGCAACGACTGGATCGAGGCCGCGTTCCGCGCCGCCCGCGCCGCCGACCCGGGCGCCAAGCTCTGCTACAACGACTACAACATCGACTCGATCAACCCGAAGTCCACGGGCGTCTACTCGATGGTCCGCGACTTCAAGGCCCGCGGCGTGCCGATCGACTGCGTCGGCTTCCAGTCGCACTTCGGCACCACGATCCCCGGCGACTACCGCGCGAACCTGCAGCGGTTCGCCGACCTGGGCGTCGACGTGCAGATCACCGAGCTCGACATCGAGCAGGGCTCCAACCAGGCCAACGCCTACCGGCAGGTCACGCAGGCGTGCCTGGCCGTGAGCCGCTGCACGGGCATCACCGTGTGGGGCGTGCGCGACTCGGACTCCTGGCGCACGGGTGCGAACCCGCTGCTGTTCGACGCGTCCGGCAACAAGAAGGCCGCGTACACCGCCGTGCTCGACGCCCTCAACGCGGCGAGCCCCTCGCCGACGCCGACGCCGACGCCGACGCCCACCCGCACGCCGACCCCGACCCCGACCCCCACGCCGACGTCCGGCACCGGGGCCTGCCAGGTCGTGTACTCGGTGCCGTCCCAGTGGGGCGGCGGGTTCACGGCGAACGTCCGCATCACCAACCGCGGCCCGGCCGTCAGCTCCTGGACGCTGGCGTTCACGTTCCCCGGCAACCAGACCGTGCAGCAGGCGTGGAACGGCACGGCCACCCAGACGGGCAACCAGGTGACGATCCGCAACGCCTCGTACAACGGCACCGTGCCCACCGGCGGCACCGTGGAGATCGGCTTCAACGGCGGGTTCTCCGGGGCCAACCCCGCGCCCACGGCGTTCACGCTCAACGGCGTCGCCTGCTGA